A single genomic interval of Candidatus Zixiibacteriota bacterium harbors:
- a CDS encoding T9SS type A sorting domain-containing protein — protein MRFKSLSYAFALILLLTVQTFAQSISLDHVDGLAGSSTLGTGRAVVFHIRISNPTDTSFDGIANGFQVFSPNGATWSSVYHDTTGTLGKTQFDGGVFLPKFSANGQGADTVGLGALRFFSTGMPAGFDDVALTITIGPIDPIHAGKTICLDSAYYPPSGVWKWAASGGIDVFPAWDGPHCFDIQREITGDSLIVSPQILEFETHVGQSLLLWDSIMVASNGDPLNYSVLIDSVPWLGATPMSGSTPGRVLVSVDPYILPAGTHYGMMTIHAPQVDNSPVPITVVLRVLPTGPAVTLDHVDGLFNHNKILTNEEITFFLRITGDANSYNGLVNGFRVRSTTGAHWTSTRLDTTGSLGMEQFDLGVFFSDFSNNGMGADTVGFGAVKIFASGLPPGFDDIALTLQIGPIDTVYEDGVICIDSSWFPPSGLWGWQSSSGGGLVFPAWDGPHCFIIANRPPSDLVVAPSQLEFFKVRGEPDPPPQTMSIHSAGPVSDDYQVVSDVSWLIPHAGSGSTPDSVVVMVEADGLPIGPYGGRLFFESPTAQNSPVVVPVQLMVQPGITHVGFDVGINAHTGSGLEDITAHFGVDSAAHDGFDPLLDQFKAPAPPGDYVRVFFPHPEWGQFQDEFATDFRSLLQQECKEWEMVVQTNHPTEVHLDPIAAHDPTNYTISLFNEAGQLLSDDFVRHGYGFMSDGGEDRFIIRACDFEVAYQNYTGGWNLVSSPLVVRDGSPDAVFLDDAPFYQLYGWDGAYFSPNEFVGHGPAYWLLLPQATTVDYEGDPIQPHDSIVCLDLRLGWNLLGNPYRHNVDAFAAMVDSGGFRLPIMEAAAAGWVSPVFYGYFGNHYFMTSMLHSGHGQWFAALVEGLKLCVTNTGPVAIADNDHPDLPAKAAGGDGLLTIRLASEHSSVTFGMAEEAQNGFDAQYDLPAPPPAFVATEGTMVLLTEMEHQFGRYIQDIRQPSDHQEWTLQLVGSAGVSIDVTGVTDLKSSGYHLSVIQPGSEFDLTVEDDQTIELAPGQYQLSLSRVQISPDPTLPEDYYLGSNYPNPFNPNTSLTFGLPTSGQVTLYVYNVLGQRVKTLVDEYVVAGHHTVSWSGRDDLGRAVSSGVYFYRLESARFGQTRKMMLVK, from the coding sequence ATGAGATTCAAATCTCTGTCGTATGCATTCGCACTGATACTGCTTCTGACCGTTCAGACGTTCGCTCAGTCGATCAGCCTCGACCATGTTGATGGCTTGGCCGGTAGTTCGACTCTGGGCACCGGGCGGGCTGTCGTATTCCACATCAGGATATCCAACCCCACCGACACCAGTTTCGACGGCATCGCCAACGGCTTCCAGGTATTCTCGCCAAATGGCGCCACCTGGTCATCTGTCTATCACGATACTACCGGCACGCTTGGAAAAACGCAGTTTGACGGCGGCGTTTTCCTGCCCAAGTTCTCAGCCAACGGACAAGGCGCCGACACTGTCGGCCTGGGCGCGCTGCGCTTTTTCTCCACAGGAATGCCGGCCGGTTTCGATGATGTCGCCCTTACCATCACCATCGGACCCATCGACCCGATCCACGCCGGGAAAACAATCTGTCTTGACTCTGCCTATTATCCGCCGTCCGGCGTTTGGAAATGGGCGGCGTCGGGTGGTATCGACGTTTTCCCCGCCTGGGACGGGCCGCACTGCTTTGATATTCAAAGGGAGATCACCGGTGACAGTCTTATCGTATCGCCGCAGATTCTCGAATTCGAAACACATGTCGGGCAGAGTCTGTTGCTCTGGGATTCGATCATGGTCGCATCCAACGGCGATCCACTCAATTACTCGGTGCTGATTGATTCGGTCCCGTGGCTGGGCGCCACCCCGATGAGCGGGTCTACCCCGGGCCGCGTACTTGTATCGGTCGATCCCTATATCCTCCCGGCCGGAACTCATTATGGGATGATGACGATCCACGCGCCGCAAGTCGACAACTCACCGGTGCCAATAACGGTTGTATTGCGCGTACTGCCAACCGGACCGGCGGTGACACTGGATCATGTCGACGGACTGTTCAACCACAACAAGATACTGACCAATGAAGAGATCACGTTTTTCCTGCGCATCACGGGAGATGCGAACAGTTACAACGGTCTGGTCAATGGTTTCAGGGTTCGATCAACCACCGGCGCTCACTGGACGTCGACCAGACTTGACACTACCGGTAGTCTGGGTATGGAGCAGTTTGATCTCGGTGTGTTCTTTTCCGATTTCAGCAACAACGGCATGGGCGCCGACACCGTCGGATTTGGTGCCGTGAAGATTTTTGCCAGCGGTCTTCCGCCCGGCTTCGACGATATCGCCCTGACCCTGCAAATAGGACCGATCGATACGGTGTATGAGGACGGGGTCATCTGCATTGATTCATCCTGGTTCCCGCCTTCCGGATTGTGGGGCTGGCAAAGTAGCAGCGGCGGTGGCCTTGTCTTCCCCGCCTGGGATGGACCGCACTGTTTCATCATCGCCAACCGGCCGCCTTCCGATCTGGTGGTGGCGCCTTCACAACTTGAGTTCTTCAAAGTCCGGGGAGAGCCCGACCCACCGCCGCAGACCATGAGTATTCACTCGGCCGGACCGGTATCGGACGACTACCAGGTAGTCTCGGATGTATCGTGGCTTATCCCCCATGCGGGAAGCGGAAGCACACCTGACTCAGTGGTGGTAATGGTGGAAGCCGACGGATTGCCTATTGGTCCTTATGGTGGCAGACTGTTCTTCGAGTCACCGACCGCCCAGAACTCCCCTGTGGTCGTGCCTGTCCAGTTGATGGTACAGCCCGGTATCACACACGTAGGCTTCGATGTCGGTATCAATGCCCACACCGGCAGCGGGCTTGAGGATATCACCGCCCACTTTGGAGTTGATTCGGCTGCCCACGACGGTTTCGATCCACTGCTCGATCAGTTCAAGGCACCTGCGCCGCCGGGCGATTACGTGCGCGTCTTCTTCCCCCATCCGGAGTGGGGACAGTTTCAGGATGAGTTCGCGACCGACTTCCGCTCCCTCTTGCAGCAGGAGTGTAAGGAGTGGGAGATGGTGGTGCAGACGAACCATCCCACCGAGGTTCATCTGGACCCGATCGCCGCACACGACCCGACCAATTACACTATCTCTCTGTTCAACGAGGCAGGACAACTCTTGTCAGATGATTTCGTCCGGCATGGTTATGGATTCATGTCCGACGGTGGTGAGGACCGTTTTATTATCAGGGCTTGCGATTTCGAAGTAGCCTACCAAAACTACACCGGCGGCTGGAACCTGGTTTCATCGCCGTTGGTCGTGCGTGATGGATCGCCGGATGCAGTCTTTCTGGATGATGCGCCTTTCTATCAGTTGTACGGGTGGGACGGCGCGTATTTTTCTCCGAACGAATTTGTTGGGCACGGCCCCGCTTATTGGCTGCTTCTCCCCCAGGCTACAACGGTCGACTATGAGGGCGACCCGATCCAGCCTCACGACAGCATTGTCTGCCTTGATCTCAGGCTGGGATGGAACCTGCTCGGCAATCCGTATCGACACAACGTGGACGCCTTTGCCGCCATGGTCGACTCGGGCGGTTTCCGCTTGCCCATCATGGAGGCAGCCGCGGCCGGTTGGGTCTCCCCCGTGTTCTACGGCTATTTCGGCAACCACTACTTCATGACATCGATGCTGCATAGCGGCCATGGTCAGTGGTTCGCCGCGCTGGTCGAGGGGCTAAAGCTCTGTGTAACCAATACCGGGCCGGTAGCTATCGCGGACAACGATCATCCAGACCTACCGGCCAAGGCGGCCGGGGGCGACGGCCTGCTCACCATCCGTCTGGCCAGCGAACATTCCAGTGTCACTTTTGGCATGGCCGAGGAGGCGCAAAACGGCTTTGACGCACAGTATGATCTGCCGGCACCACCCCCGGCCTTTGTCGCCACTGAGGGAACGATGGTGTTGTTGACGGAAATGGAGCATCAGTTCGGCCGTTATATCCAGGATATCAGACAACCATCAGACCATCAGGAGTGGACGCTTCAGTTGGTCGGTTCGGCAGGTGTCAGTATAGATGTGACCGGCGTGACCGACCTGAAGTCGAGCGGTTACCATCTATCGGTTATTCAGCCAGGCAGTGAGTTTGATCTGACTGTTGAAGATGATCAGACCATCGAACTCGCTCCCGGACAGTACCAGCTTAGCCTCAGTCGAGTTCAGATTTCACCCGACCCAACCTTGCCGGAGGACTATTATCTGGGCAGCAACTACCCCAACCCCTTCAACCCGAATACCAGTCTCACGTTTGGGTTACCTACCTCAGGTCAAGTGACACTTTATGTTTACAATGTTCTCGGGCAGCGTGTGAAAACGCTGGTCGATGAATACGTAGTGGCCGGTCATCATACGGTGTCGTGGAGCGGTCGAGATGATCTGGGCCGGGCGGTTTCAAGCGGAGTCTATTTCTACCGATTGGAGAGCGCTCGATTTGGCCAGACCAGAAAGATGATGTTGGTGAAGTAA